One Setaria italica strain Yugu1 chromosome II, Setaria_italica_v2.0, whole genome shotgun sequence DNA segment encodes these proteins:
- the LOC101782480 gene encoding uncharacterized protein LOC101782480, with protein sequence MSARREVVSYHPLPAPGAVNSFKDEIQSKVMETVGNAINSFDPKSLPQHIERGLGTAGNIINSFEPKWSGQKEFDFGGEADPLDGYQCPDEYWGSAPAKAQKPVNLKNLLGGAIAIIGRSLKNTEVEQPKETKTSVSFLGSSDDGNTFLHSSVYMPSAPPVLDEEALNYNIYRAVLEAEPPEWLPDSYARSCMQCAAPFTAVTRGRHHCRFCGGIFCTVCSKGRCLLPVKFRERNPQRVCDACYDRLDPLQNLLINSVSNASQTAKHDVMDWTCARGWLNLPIGLTMEHEIYKAANTLKSYSQVARINPEKSIPHAVLNGASGLAILTVVKVGAILTYKLGTGLVVARRSDGSWSAPSAILSGGFGWGAQVGGELMDFIIVLRGPEAVQTFCSRMHFSLGAGVSAAAGPVGRVLEADMRAGDKGSGVCYTYSCSKGAFIGVSLEGNLVATRIDANLRFYGDPYLTTSDILMGHVERPNAAKFLYTALDDLYSGLEC encoded by the exons ATGTCAGCACGTAGGGAGGTTGTCTCGTACCACCCGCTGCCTGCACCAGGAGCAGTGAACAGCTTCAAGGATGAGATCCAGTCAAAAGTTATGGAAACGGTTGGCAATGCAATCAACTCATTTGATCCAAAGTCGTTGCCTCAGCATATAGAAAGGGGATTGGGAACAGCTGGAAACATTATTAATTCATTTGAGCCAAAGTGGTCTGGGCAAAAGGAGTTTGATTTTGGTGGGGAAGCTGATCCTCTTGATGGATATCAGTGCCCTGATGAGTATTGGGGATCTGCACCAGCAAAGGCGCAAAAGCCAGTAAACCTTAAGAACCTGCTGGGGGGTGCGATTGCAATCATTGGTCGTAGTTTGAAAAATACTGAAGTTGAACAGCCAAAGGAGACTAAGACCAGCGTCTCTTTCTTGGGTTCAAGTGATGATGGGAATACGTTCTTGCATTCCTCTGTCTACATGCCAAGTGCTCCACCAGTGCTTGATGAAGAAGCCCTGAATTACAACATTTATAGGGCTGTATTGGAAGCAGAGCCACCAGAATGGCTTCCTGACAGTTATGCTAGATCCTGCATGCAGTGTGCTGCTCCTTTCACTGCTGTCACCCGAGGAAGGCATCATTGTCGATTCTGTGGAGGGATATTTTGCACGGTGTGCTCAAAAGGACGATGTCTTTTGCCTGTCAAGTTCCGTGAGCGCAATCCACAAAGAGTCTGTGATGCTTGTTATGATAGGCTTGATCCATTGCAGAACCTATTGATTAATTCTGTAAGTAATGCCTCACAAACTGCAAAGCATGATGTGATGGATTGGACTTGTGCAAGAGGGTGGTTAAATTTGCCAATCGGGTTAACAATGGAGCATGAGATTTACAAGGCAGCGAATACCTTGAAGAGTTACAGCCAG GTTGCAAGAATAAACCCTGAGAAGTCTATTCCCCATGCAGTCCTTAATGGAGCAAGTGGGCTTGCCATATTGACAGTTGTGAAAGTTGGTGCTATTCTTACTTACAAACTTGGGACTGGCCTAGTAGTTGCTCGGAGATCTGATGGGTCCTGGTCTGCACCATCTGCTATACTTTCTGGTGGTTTTGGATGGGGAGCACAG GTTGGTGGTGAGCTAATGGATTTCATCATAGTGCTTCGGGGTCCAGAAGCTGTCCAAACATTCTGCAGTCGAATGCATTTTTCGCTAGGGGCAGGTGTAAGTGCTGCAGCAGGACCTGTGGGCAGAGTACTAGAAGCAGACATGAGAGCTGGTGATAAAGGATCAGGAGTTTGTTATACATATAGCTGCAGCAAAG GTGCATTCATTGGTGTTTCATTAGAAGGGAATCTAGTTGCCACGCGGATAGATGCTAATCTGCGTTTTTACGGCGACCCATATCTAACAACCAGCGACATTCTTATGGGGCATGTGGAAAGGCCAAATGCTGCCAAGTTTCTTTACACTGCGTTGGATGATCTGTACTCAGGGCTGGAATGCTAG